One Pochonia chlamydosporia 170 chromosome 5, whole genome shotgun sequence DNA segment encodes these proteins:
- a CDS encoding trihydroxytoluene oxygenase (similar to Colletotrichum gloeosporioides Nara gc5 XP_007281216.1) — protein sequence MPDMLIPPIANDPSKVQLSRISHVYFEHPDLNKFREFAKDFGFIEVEAAKDRIYFRGYGRDPYVYVATRSKDGKPRFLGPAFVAASEEEFNKASRLEGAKIADLKDAPGGGKMVTFSRPDDTFFHVAYGQEERVTSEEEPTATHEQQGAFNKPFDKPRLGKFQRYHPGPALVHKLGHFGYVVPDFDAELKWYTSNFNFVPSDILYHWDFSNIDVLTFMHLDLGEEYSDHHCFFMQRAEPHVKKTFVHHTSYEVADFDTQLLGHDWLAKKGWKSVWGVGRHVLGSQIFDYWGDSSGFKIEHYTDGDVVNTHTPTKRDVVGPFSVWGPEVPKDFGGKGV from the exons ATGCCCGATATGCTCATCCCCCCAATCGCGAATGATCCGTCCAAGGTCCAACTTTCGCGTATAAGTCACGTCTATTTTGAGCACCCAGACCTGAACAAATTTAGAGAATTCGCAAAGGACTTTGGATTCATCGAAGTGGAAGCTGCTAAGGATCGTATCTATTTTCGTGGGTATGGGAGAGACCCGTACGTTTACGTGGCTACCAGAAGCAAAGATGGCAAGCCTCGGTTTCTTGGACCGGCGTTTGTTGCGGCGTCAGAAGAGGAATTCAACAAGGCGAGCAGGCTTGAGGGAGCAAAAATTGCTGACTTGAAAGATGCCCCTGGTGGTGGCAAAATGGTTACATTTAGTCGCCCGGATGATACGTTCTTTCATGTGGCGTATGGACAGGAAGAGAGAGTCACgtcagaagaagagccgACGGCGACCCATGAGCAACAAGGGGCATTCAACAAACCCTTTGACAAGCCGAGACTAG GGAAATTTCAACGTTATCACCCAGGCCCAGCACTCGTACACAAGTTGGGTCATTTCGGCTACGTTGTGCCCGACTTCGACGCCGAACTCAAATGGTATACGTcaaacttcaactttgtgCCCTCCGACATTCTCTATCACTGGGACTtttccaacattgacgtATTAACATTTATGCACCTCGATCTCGGTGAAGAGTACTCAGACCATCACTGCTTCTTCATGCAAAGGGCAGAGCCGCACGTAAAAAAGACATTTGTTCACCATACGTCATATGAAGTAGCCGATTTTGATACCCAATTGCTAGGGCACGACTGGTTAGCCAAGAAGGGTTGGAAAAGTGTATGGGGCGTCGGCCGACATGTGCTTGGTAGTCAAATCTTTGACTATTGGGGCGATTCGAGCGGTTTCAAGATTGAGCACTACactgatggtgatgttgtgaaTACGCATACGCCGACGAAGAGAGATGTTGTTGGGCCGTTTTCAGTTTGGGGACCAGAAGTGCCGAAGGATTTTGGGGGTAAGGGCGTTTGA